A genomic window from Labrus bergylta chromosome 7, fLabBer1.1, whole genome shotgun sequence includes:
- the snx33 gene encoding sorting nexin-33 gives MSVKAKAIYTFQSENKEEISIKENEELVIFDENSVDGWFQGENSRGERGLFPASYVEIIRTRSNSNVTDCSISPAGSLGNDSSFFPSTPNSSLHLQQSFYDDDDDDWDDWDDRSTVVDDADHTRSPGANGHAHQSPLSNNPNVYYRSKPHMERQDSISSSRKGSMVGRNLNRFSSFVRSGVEAFVLGDVPMMAKIAESYTIDMGPLGPGWKESPQPFSCSIEDPTKQTKFKGIKTYISYRVTPSHTAHPVYRRYKHFDWLYNRLLHKFTVISVPHLPEKQATGRFEEDFIEKRKRRLVLWMNHMTSHPVLSQYEGFEHFLMCADDKQWKLGKRRAEKDEMVGAHFMLTLQIPNEHQDLQDVEERIDSFKSFAKKMDDSVMQLTHVASELVRKHLGGFRKEFQRLGNAFQSISQAFMLDPPHSSDTFNNAISHTGRTYENIGEMFAEQPKYDLFHMLDKLSLYQGLLANFPDIIHLQKGAFAKVKESQRMSDEGKMDQDEADGIRKRCRTVGFALQAEMSHFHQRREVDFKDMMQAYLKEQIAFYQRVVQQLERTLRMYDCL, from the exons ATGTCAGTGAAAGCCAAAGCAATCTACACTTTTCAAAGTGAGAACAAAGAGGAGATCAGCATCAAGGAGAATGAGGAACTGGTGATCTTTGATGAGAACTCAGTGGACGGCTGGTTTCAGGGGGAGAACAGCCGAGGTGAGAGGGGTCTCTTCCCAGCATCCTATGTGGAGATTATTCGCACTCGCTCCAACTCAAATGTGACCGACTGTTCCATCAGCCCGGCAGGATCTTTAGGAAATGACTCCTCCTTTTTCCCCTCTACCCCAAACTCTTCCCTGCATTTGCAGCAGAGTTTCTATGACGACGACGACGATGACTGGGATGACTGGGATGACAGATCGACGGTGGTGGATGATGCTGACCACACCAGGAGCCCTGGGGCCAATGGACATGCACATCAAAGCCCACTGTCCAACAACCCCAATGTGTACTATCGCTCAAAACCACacatggagagacaggacagcatCTCCAGCTCCAGGAAAGGCAGCATGGTGGGCAGGAACTTGAACAGATTCTCCAGCTTTGTCCGCTCAGGGGTCGAAGCGTTTGTGTTGGGTGATGTACCCATGATGGCAAAGATAGCTGAGTCATACACTATTGACATGGGTCCCTTGGGGCCTGGATGGAAGGAGAGCCCCCAGCCCTTCTCCTGCTCCATTGAAGACccaacaaaacagacaaagttcAAGGGCATCAAGACATACATTTCCTACCGGGTCACACCGAGTCACACTGCTCATCCCGTCTACAGACGCTACAAACACTTTGACTGGCTGTACAACCGTTTACTGCACAAGTTCACTGTGATCTCAGTGCCTCACCTGCCCGAGAAGCAGGCTACTGGGCGATTTGAGGAAGACTTCATCGAGAAGCGAAAGAGGCGATTGGTACTCTGGATGAACCACATGACAAGTCACCCAGTCCTCTCCCAGTACGAGGGCTTTGAGCACTTTCTGATGTGTGCCGACGACAAGCAGTGGAAACTGGGCAAACGGCGGGCAGAGAAGGACGAGATGGTGGGTGCACACTTCATGCTGACCCTCCAGATCCCCAACGAGCACCAGGACCTTCAGGACGTAGAGGAGCGGATCGACTCCTTCAAGTCCTTCGCCAAGAAAATGGACGACAGCGTGATGCAGCTCACACATGTGGCCTCGGAGCTGGTTCGTAAACACTTAGGCGGCTTCAGGAAAGAGTTCCAGCGGCTGGGTAATGCCTTCCAGTCTATCAGCCAGGCGTTTATGCTGGACCCTCCCCACAGCTCTGACACCTTCAACAACGCCATCTCCCATACAGGCCGCACCTATGAGAACATTGGAGAGATGTTTGCCGAGCAACCTAAGTATGACCTCTTTCACATGCTGGACAAGCTGTCGCTCTACCAAGGCCTGCTCGCCAACTTCCCTGACATCATTCATCTACAGAAAG GTGCTTTCGCCAAGGTGAAGGAGAGCCAGCGGATGAGTGACGAAGGGAAGATGGACCAGGACGAGGCAGACGGCATCAGAAAACGCTGCCGGACAGTTGGGTTTGCCCTCCAGGCGGAGATGAGCCACTTCCATCAGCGGCGAGAGGTGGACTTCAAAGACATGATGCAGGCCTACCTCAAGGAGCAGATAGCCTTTTACCAGCGTGTTGTCCAACAACTGGAGCGCACGCTGCGCATGTACGACTGTCTGTGA